AAAGCAACTACCAGCAAGGAGGGCTACACTGTTGTGATTTATGAATTCGTATATACAATATTGGTACCTCAGGTATTACTTGATTTTCAAAATCAAATAACAAAACAactttttgtttttttaataaaaagttaAACGTTAAATTACATATCATTCGTTCCAAGGCAGTTCGAAACTTGATAACATAATGTTGAGAATCATAAGGTAAGGAAAATCTTCCTAGTACTAAATATGATATTGTTCATTGCAATATCAGTTTCTAGGCTTACCACCTCTCCCGCGGCCCCGACCTAGCCACCCTCCACCACCGCCTCCGCGGCCGCCTCCACCATAACGTCCACCTAATGCCTTGTTGACACCAGATTTTTTCTGCATGTTTTCTGGCAGAGGAAGAATGTGGTCCACACATTTCCTGAAGCTGAAATCATCAACAGAATCATCACTCCTTATTATGAAGAAGCAGCGACTCTTATATTCTGGATGAAACCGGACTTGGAAGGCATTAACACCATCACCAATCTTTTTCTCTGGCTCGTGATGACCCTTCTGCAGCAGGTCAAGCAACATCATGTGCTCATACTGCAATACAAAACAGAATAGAATAAGTA
This sequence is a window from Apium graveolens cultivar Ventura chromosome 9, ASM990537v1, whole genome shotgun sequence. Protein-coding genes within it:
- the LOC141682738 gene encoding protein EMBRYO DEFECTIVE 514-like — encoded protein: MAGELNTESSALDMELEPVVPVSDQTEGDAAVNGVKRKRDDGEELEGEKEISVEEERLENGSGRVSLGFKSFATSVEIFDYFSTLLNSWCPNINVNKYEHMMLLDLLQKGHHEPEKKIGDGVNAFQVRFHPEYKSRCFFIIRSDDSVDDFSFRKCVDHILPLPENMQKKSGVNKALGGRYGGGGRGGGGGGWLGRGRGRGGKPRN